One Hevea brasiliensis isolate MT/VB/25A 57/8 chromosome 5, ASM3005281v1, whole genome shotgun sequence genomic region harbors:
- the LOC110662731 gene encoding uncharacterized protein LOC110662731: protein MAASETHKVGNRGDLAEILKPFYRRATEAEDRLSRLEVALASKKDAENEELLKTISELQSKLEGANAELASEQEKAKNLAMENAKLQYRILHLVRAVHDGDIKLENLTGGLEARSQTITKLEGLRL, encoded by the exons ATGGCGGCATCAGAGACTCACAAGGTTGGAAATAGAGGCGATCTTGCAGAGATCCTAAAACCCTTCTACAGAAGAGCTACTGAAGCTGAG GATCGTTTGTCAAGACTTGAAGTTGCTCTTGCAAGTAAGAAGG ATGCTGAAAATGAGGAACTTTTGAAAACAATAAGTGAACTTCAGTCTAAGCTAGAAGGTGCAAATGCAGAGCTAGCTTCAGAACAAGAGAAG GCTAAGAACCTTGCTATGGAAAATGCAAAGCTCCAATATCGTATTTTGCATCTTGTCCGGGCAGTTCATGACGGTGACATCAAGTTGGAGAACTTGACAG GTGGTTTAGAAGCAAGATCACAGACCATCACAAAGTTGGAGGGCCTACGACTGTGA
- the LOC110662730 gene encoding glycerol-3-phosphate dehydrogenase [NAD(+)] GPDHC1, cytosolic isoform X2, with translation MVGSIETMNVHQNGWSVHNGNGLEGKLGELRSLLGKADGDPLRIVGVGAGAWGSVFAALLQDSYGQFRDKVQIRIWRRPGRAVDRATAEHLFEVINSREDVLRRLIRRCAYLKYVEARLGDRTLYADEILKDGFCLNMIDTPLCPLKVVTNLQEAVWDADIVVNGVPSTETYEVFNEISHYWQERITMPIIISLAKGIEAALEPVAHIITPTQMINRATGVSMENILYLGGPNIASEIYNKEYANARICGADKWREPLAKFLRQPHFTVWDNSDLITHEVMGGLKNVYAIGAGMVAAITNESATSKSVYFAHCTSEMIFITHLLAEEPEKLAGPLLADTYVTLLKGRNAWYGQMLAKGELNRDMGDSISGKGMIQGVSAVKAFYEILSQPSLSVLHPDGKKPVAPVELCPILKTLYKILISRENSSQAILQALRDETLNDPRERIEIAQSHAFYRPSLLGQP, from the exons ATGGTTGGAAGTATTGAGACAATGAATGTTCATCAGAATGGATGGTCTGTTCACAATGGTAATGGTCTGGAAGGGAAGCTTGGTGAGCTTCGAAGCCTTCTTGGAAAGGCTGATGGTGATCCTCTGAGGATTGTTGGTGTTGGGGCAGGTGCCTGGGGAAGCGTTTTTGCTGCTTTGCTGCAAGACAGTTATGGTCAGTTTCGAGACAAGGTTCAAATCAGGATTTGGAGAAGGCCTGGAAGAGCTGTTGATAGGGCCACAGCAGAACATCTCTTTGAAGTGATCAATTCAAGAGAGGATGTATTGAGGAGGTTGATCCGGCGATGTGCCTACTTGAAATATGTTGAGGCAAGGCTAGGTGACCGGACTCTTTATGCAGATGAGATTTTGAAAGATGGGTTTTGCTTGAACATGATTGATACTCCACTTTGTCCTCTGAAGGTTGTGACTAATCTGCAAGAGGCTGTTTGGGATGCAGATATTGTGGTGAATGGTGTGCCTTCAACAGAAACATATGAGGTGTTCAACGAGATTAGTCATTATTGGCAGGAGAGAATCACCATGCCTATCATTATCTCTTTAGCAAAGGGCATAGAGGCTGCATTAGAACCCGTTGCCCATATAATCACTCCCACGCAGATGATTAATAGAGCAA CTGGGGTGAGTATGGAGAATATACTTTATCTTGGCGGACCAAATATTGCTTCAGAAATATATAACAAGGAATATGCTAATGCTCGAATATGTGGAGCTGATAAGTGGAGAGAGCCTCTTGCTAAATTTCTAAGGCAACCGCATTTCACCGTATGGGACAACAGTGACCTTATCACTCATGAAGTAATGGGTGGCCTGAAGAATGTCTATGCCATTGGAGCTG GAATGGTAGCAGCAATTACTAACGAGAGTGCTACCAGCAAGTCAGTATATTTTGCACATTGTACATCAGAGATGATATTTATTACTCATTTATTGGCGGAAGAACCTGAGAAGCTTGCAGGGCCTTTGCTGGCAGACACTTATGTAACCTTGTTAAAAGgtcgcaatgcatggtatggccAAATGTTGGCCAAAGGGGAATTGAACAGGGATATGGGTGATAGCATCAGTGGGAAAGGAATGATTCAG GGTGTTTCTGCAGTTAAAGCTTTCTATGAAATCCTGAGTCAGCCAAGCTTGAGTGTATTGCATCCTGATGGAAAGAAACCTGTTGCACCTGTTGAGCTCTGCCCCATCTTAAAAACACTGTACAAAATACTTATATCAAG GGAAAATTCATCACAAGCTATTCTTCAAGCACTAAGGGATGAAACTTTGAACGATCCCCGGGAACGCATTGAGATTGCACAAAGCCATGCTTTCTATAGGCCTTCTCTTCTTGGCCAGCCTTGA
- the LOC110662730 gene encoding glycerol-3-phosphate dehydrogenase [NAD(+)] GPDHC1, cytosolic isoform X1 — protein sequence MHRSFVVNDICKNKMVGSIETMNVHQNGWSVHNGNGLEGKLGELRSLLGKADGDPLRIVGVGAGAWGSVFAALLQDSYGQFRDKVQIRIWRRPGRAVDRATAEHLFEVINSREDVLRRLIRRCAYLKYVEARLGDRTLYADEILKDGFCLNMIDTPLCPLKVVTNLQEAVWDADIVVNGVPSTETYEVFNEISHYWQERITMPIIISLAKGIEAALEPVAHIITPTQMINRATGVSMENILYLGGPNIASEIYNKEYANARICGADKWREPLAKFLRQPHFTVWDNSDLITHEVMGGLKNVYAIGAGMVAAITNESATSKSVYFAHCTSEMIFITHLLAEEPEKLAGPLLADTYVTLLKGRNAWYGQMLAKGELNRDMGDSISGKGMIQGVSAVKAFYEILSQPSLSVLHPDGKKPVAPVELCPILKTLYKILISRENSSQAILQALRDETLNDPRERIEIAQSHAFYRPSLLGQP from the exons ATGCATAGAAGCTTTGTAGTTAACGATATATGTAAG AACAAGATGGTTGGAAGTATTGAGACAATGAATGTTCATCAGAATGGATGGTCTGTTCACAATGGTAATGGTCTGGAAGGGAAGCTTGGTGAGCTTCGAAGCCTTCTTGGAAAGGCTGATGGTGATCCTCTGAGGATTGTTGGTGTTGGGGCAGGTGCCTGGGGAAGCGTTTTTGCTGCTTTGCTGCAAGACAGTTATGGTCAGTTTCGAGACAAGGTTCAAATCAGGATTTGGAGAAGGCCTGGAAGAGCTGTTGATAGGGCCACAGCAGAACATCTCTTTGAAGTGATCAATTCAAGAGAGGATGTATTGAGGAGGTTGATCCGGCGATGTGCCTACTTGAAATATGTTGAGGCAAGGCTAGGTGACCGGACTCTTTATGCAGATGAGATTTTGAAAGATGGGTTTTGCTTGAACATGATTGATACTCCACTTTGTCCTCTGAAGGTTGTGACTAATCTGCAAGAGGCTGTTTGGGATGCAGATATTGTGGTGAATGGTGTGCCTTCAACAGAAACATATGAGGTGTTCAACGAGATTAGTCATTATTGGCAGGAGAGAATCACCATGCCTATCATTATCTCTTTAGCAAAGGGCATAGAGGCTGCATTAGAACCCGTTGCCCATATAATCACTCCCACGCAGATGATTAATAGAGCAA CTGGGGTGAGTATGGAGAATATACTTTATCTTGGCGGACCAAATATTGCTTCAGAAATATATAACAAGGAATATGCTAATGCTCGAATATGTGGAGCTGATAAGTGGAGAGAGCCTCTTGCTAAATTTCTAAGGCAACCGCATTTCACCGTATGGGACAACAGTGACCTTATCACTCATGAAGTAATGGGTGGCCTGAAGAATGTCTATGCCATTGGAGCTG GAATGGTAGCAGCAATTACTAACGAGAGTGCTACCAGCAAGTCAGTATATTTTGCACATTGTACATCAGAGATGATATTTATTACTCATTTATTGGCGGAAGAACCTGAGAAGCTTGCAGGGCCTTTGCTGGCAGACACTTATGTAACCTTGTTAAAAGgtcgcaatgcatggtatggccAAATGTTGGCCAAAGGGGAATTGAACAGGGATATGGGTGATAGCATCAGTGGGAAAGGAATGATTCAG GGTGTTTCTGCAGTTAAAGCTTTCTATGAAATCCTGAGTCAGCCAAGCTTGAGTGTATTGCATCCTGATGGAAAGAAACCTGTTGCACCTGTTGAGCTCTGCCCCATCTTAAAAACACTGTACAAAATACTTATATCAAG GGAAAATTCATCACAAGCTATTCTTCAAGCACTAAGGGATGAAACTTTGAACGATCCCCGGGAACGCATTGAGATTGCACAAAGCCATGCTTTCTATAGGCCTTCTCTTCTTGGCCAGCCTTGA